Proteins encoded in a region of the Carassius gibelio isolate Cgi1373 ecotype wild population from Czech Republic chromosome B5, carGib1.2-hapl.c, whole genome shotgun sequence genome:
- the LOC127957728 gene encoding cystatin-B-like: MSMCGGWSPVKPVTLEVIKICLEMRKPIEDRVEDGNDSKVYIPSVYSSQIVNGTNYVVKVFLGGRDDGVCVHAKIHQALPCNDGKLTLSRFQFPKTFDEPLEPF; the protein is encoded by the exons ATGTCAATGTGTGGAGGCTGGAGTCCAGTGAAACCGGTCACTCTAGAGGTGATAAAGATTTGCCTTGAG ATGAGGAAACCGATTGAGGACAGAGTTGAGGATGGAAATGATTCGAAGGTTTACATTCCTTCGGTCTATTCTTCTCAGATTGTGAATGGAACAAACTATGTGGTCAAG GTGTTTCTTGGTGGAAGGGATGATGGAGTGTGTGTTCATGCGAAGATACATCAGGCTCTTCCCTGTAATGATGGAAAACTGACACTGTCTCGATTCCAGTTTCCTAAAACCTTCGATGAACCTCTGGAACCCTTCTGA